Proteins from a single region of Streptomyces vinaceus:
- a CDS encoding ABC transporter permease yields the protein MLAYLIRRFFAVIVMLLVICLVTFGIFFLFPKMIGTDPALYFVGKQSDPAAIEGIRQKMGLDDPILVQFGKFIVGLVAGRTYANGSDVTQCAAPCFGYSFKTEQEVWPLLLDWLPVTLSLAAGAVVLWVVGGVATGVISALKRGTLLDRSAMGVALAGVSLPIYFTGMLAIALFSDQLGWFGRPEVAFADDPGKWFNGMVLPWVSLAFLYAAMYARLTRATMLEVLNEDYIRTARAKGLAEPVVIAKHAMRSTMTPILTVLGLDLGALMGGAVLTEYTFSLHGLGYSAVRAISDHDLPVILGITLISAFFVVVANLVVDLLYAVIDPRVRLS from the coding sequence GTGCTTGCATATCTCATCCGGCGGTTCTTCGCCGTCATCGTCATGCTGTTGGTCATCTGCTTGGTGACCTTCGGAATCTTCTTCCTCTTCCCGAAGATGATCGGGACGGATCCGGCGCTGTACTTCGTCGGCAAGCAGTCCGACCCCGCTGCCATCGAGGGCATCCGGCAGAAGATGGGTCTCGACGACCCGATCCTCGTCCAGTTCGGCAAGTTCATCGTCGGGCTGGTGGCGGGTCGCACCTACGCCAACGGCTCCGACGTCACGCAATGCGCCGCGCCCTGCTTCGGCTACTCCTTCAAGACCGAGCAGGAGGTCTGGCCGCTGCTGCTCGACTGGCTGCCGGTCACCCTCTCGCTCGCCGCCGGCGCCGTCGTGCTCTGGGTCGTCGGCGGTGTCGCCACCGGCGTCATCTCCGCCCTCAAGCGGGGCACGCTCCTGGACCGCTCGGCGATGGGCGTCGCCCTCGCCGGCGTCTCCCTCCCCATCTACTTCACGGGCATGCTCGCCATCGCCCTCTTCTCCGACCAGCTCGGCTGGTTCGGACGCCCGGAGGTGGCGTTCGCCGACGACCCGGGCAAGTGGTTCAACGGGATGGTCCTGCCGTGGGTCTCGCTCGCCTTCCTGTACGCGGCGATGTACGCCCGGCTCACCCGCGCGACGATGCTCGAAGTCCTCAACGAGGACTACATCCGCACCGCGCGCGCCAAGGGTCTGGCGGAACCCGTCGTCATCGCCAAGCACGCCATGCGCTCGACGATGACGCCGATCCTGACCGTCCTGGGCCTCGACCTCGGAGCCCTCATGGGCGGCGCGGTCCTGACCGAGTACACGTTCTCGCTGCACGGTCTCGGCTACAGCGCCGTCCGCGCGATCAGTGACCACGACCTGCCGGTCATCCTGGGCATCACCTTGATCTCCGCCTTCTTCGTCGTCGTCGCGAACCTCGTCGTCGACCTCCTGTACGCGGTGATCGACCCCCGAGTGAGGCTGTCATGA